TTCCTCATTCCTCCATTTCTCCACCCTACCACCGCTTTGCTCTCTTCCCGCCCTTCCTCTTATCTTTGCTGGATTTTTGTTTTAGTCACTTTGAAATCCTTTACAGGAAGCCACGGCTAGACCTTGCCAACTTTGAGAGGTCTGTTTTAAAAGGCCTTAAAAGGCGTTAGTGTGGAAGGTAGTTCTGGAGGCGATACAAGAGGAAACTACTACAAGAATTTATTCATGCTCTATAAAATAGTGTTGTAGCtacttttagttattttttttaacactgaaGGGAGTTTCATGGATGCAACATTTCAAAGGGGAGTGCAcacgtatgtttgtgtgtgtgtgtgcatgtgcgtgtgtttgtgtgtgtgttgtcctatCAGTAAACATGTATGTGACTCACAGGATTCAGGGAAAATGGAGCTGAACACTGACGGAATTCcactgcctgactactttttttaaatagtctTTACTGGAACAAACCcccagcatgcacacacacatgcacacacacacacacacgcacacagatacacacacacacacacacgcgaaaCAGTAAAAGTGAAACCTAGAACAGCAATCTGTTCCTGATTCCTGATATTATTGTCTAACGCGAATAGCAGCTAAAAACTTCAGGTTAAAGAAAACTTCCTTTATGACCCAACAAATGTATTTCGGAAATGAAAAGCAACCTGCTGCAGCGCTGCCCCCGACCAGAGGTGATTCAATTATCAACAGGATGATACACGCTGACCTCACCCAAAGGAACATCCTAGATTGCTCAAGTGATTTAAATCAGTGCTTCATCATTCATCCAGGCAAGCACCCAGGAAACATGTGTATTTCCCCTTATAGTCGTTGTGTCCAAGAACGGGTTCGTCCTCATTTGAAATGAACCACAGTCTCGTGCTGCAGCTATTGTTCTTTGATACACAGGGCAAAGGTTTCATCTGTGACACACATCTTATGTGCGCTGTAAATTGTTGACAACTATGATaagcgtgtgtgagtgaggcGTGTGAGTATAGATGCGGGAAAAGGCCCATAACATGTGTGAACCTGTGTCTTAATTCATTTCATAATCTAAACGGATTTGGttccttgtttatttattttaggcGTTGGCTGTACTTTCGGGCATTGTTTTAATGAGTCTCTGACCTTTAACCTGTACAACAGGTAAGAAAGGAAGCCTTTACCAGAAGGAAGCCTTTACCCGAATTAATCACACTCTTCCTCCATCTATGCTTACTGGTATTTTGTACTTCCCCCATGAAATCTTCACTTCAGTTTATGTACGAATCAAAGAAACGTTGTGTTAATTTGTGAGTTTAAGAGGCGCTGGCAGACACAGCGCTATGTTGACAAATAGTTTGTCTCTGGTTTATTGAATTCtaattataaaagtaaaaagtaacaTGCAATAAGttgtgaaaatatgtttataatttttttcactCTCTTCTTCACAAAGAAGATGTTATTTGAAAGCCAGCTGGATCTATTATTGCCTTTTCTTGACATAAGTTGCTTTAATCATACATAGTGCTATTATTCCAATGTGTTTAACCTGGTAAATCAggattattttaaagaaaaaaacaatgtgtgttttgtagttttcagtTGCTGCTTCAGTCTAGCTAAGCTTATTGTCTCATTATAGCATTATACTCACCAGAGAGCAAACAAATCTATTTCCAAAACTCTCAGTGCATTCCTTTGATGGAGTTTTAACTTGGAGATTGTCAACAAAAAAAGGCCGAGGGCAGTGGAGCAAATTATTGCATTTGGTAGCAGTGAGGATCTGGGATTTCCACTCTGACAGTTTATAGTTTACATTGACACTAATACTGTTACAAAAAACAGTGGCATCTACACAGAGACAAAAGCTATTAATATCAGATTGCAAGGGAGGAATGATTTCAATGAAGACGGTAGAGAGAGGGCGTATTGTTCAGCGTCAGTCAGGGGTTCACGCTCCCTGAATACCATCCAGTGTGCGCCGCagtgtgaaaaatgaaaacgaCTTTGAGAGGCTGTTTATTGCTTTTTATGGTCATGGAGATGAAGTTCTCTGCTTTGTCTGAAGTGTCCTTTCCGCTCTTGTTCCAGACTCCTCTTCACCTGGCAGTGATCACCCAGCAGGCAGAGATAGTGGATGTTTTGCTGAAGGCGGGAGCCGACCCCACGGCCTTGGACCGTAACGGCCAAACAGCACTCCACCTCTGCTGTGAATACAACCAGCGTGATTGTCTCTCTGTGGTGCTCTCTCGCGCCTCGTCCCCCGTGTGCTTGGAGATCAGAAATTATGAGGGTGAGTTGTGGTAAGATCGGCTCTTAGCTCCTCTCATTAAGCGATTGAACCTGATTAAGGCTTAAGATTGTTCAAAACAATTTCCTCTTCATTGATTTTCCTATGACTAATTGAATAATTGGGTGTCAAATAAATGGAAATAGGTTTTAAGCATCATCATCAGTTCACCTTTCACCATACAGACACCCATAATATAGCACTTTACACTAAGCAGACAAGCAGGGAAATGGGCAATTTCACACTTTAATAACCAAAGTTCTATAACAAAACTAGTAGCTATGATATTTACATCCATGATAAAATAGTGGTTACTGCATAGAGTACATCTCCTCTGTCAGTGAATGTGAGTTCATTCAGGGATATGACGCACATGAACCCTTGTTCAGAAGGGTAGGGTTGGATGTTTTGGGTGCAAGCAGATAAGAAAGAGGACTTTTGCTCCCTCTGTGGTTTGGAGTCAGTTAAGTTTCATCGTGTCAGTTGGCCACAGTAACGTCTGCCAGGTAGCGGCAAAGAAACCTGCACATCCACGTCTTGATGATGGAGGAAAGCCCCCAAGATAGACAGGCTCCTCTTActcttaatgtaatgttatatgTAATTTCAATAACTCAGGTGCTAAGTTAGTATGTAGGgatcagaaataataataacacaagaCTACGTCAAGTGAACAGCAAACTCTTCCTTCTTTCATTAACAGTCAGAGAGTTCAGGCCCAGGCAAGACTTGATTTAAGCAATTATGTCCATTGATAATAATAAGATTCTTAATAGCATTTTCTCATGTCTCTCCAAAACTTCTCCTCATTGACAATCCTGGTTTGAATCCAAAGAATAATGATGAAAAATGGCTTCTAATACGACAAAGAACTGAGTCTTCTGCTTATCGATAAAAACCCTCGGCTTCTCCCATCATGTCACTAtcatttaaagatataataCGTCAcaattcttcatttaaatgtctaTAGACAACTGGACCTATATAATTAATGTTGTTGACTTGTTTACTTACATTACAAAATGTGTACCTTTCAATTGAGTCATATGCCCTTTACACATGGATTTTTCCAACTCTGCTGCAACTTCCGCAACAAACGACATATGatgaagggaaaacacacaGTTAGCAAGTCGGGTGTTTTTtcccttccactgtttgtattggcCGCTCGTAATGGATCGCGATTATTTGTTGTCCTTTGCTGCGTAAagtgaataaaactttaatacATTACCTATCTGTGAACGTAACATGCGCCTGAGTTGCAGACGTGGTGAAAACAACAAATCCCGTgttcccacgctgcttcacaatgtcatcaaactaggccttattttactgttttaataTAGAGGACCCCCAGTGGCGGAAAGTTACATacattaaatgtgtgtttcaatgTATTATCCTTCACTTGTCATGTTCAATTCTTTAAGGTTTTTGTAACTACTTATTTGCCCTTTTTGTTGggcaaacatgtgtgtgtgtgaatatacaGGATGTGTATGAACACAGTATGTCATgaacttgtgtgtttgctcagtgtAAAACTCCGGTACTGTTTGTTCTCAGGTCTGAGCCCCCTTCATCTGGCTGTGCTGCGGGGCCACAAGGATTTAGCCAGAATGCTGCTGGACGCAGGAAGCGACATCAATGCAATGGTGAGTTCAGCTATGACCTAGTTTCACAAATATCACATTTACCGCCTTGGTGTTCACTGACTTTTTTCCCCcgtggtgtttttctttcttatcaGGACATCAAAAGTGGCCAGAGTCCTCTCATGCACGCAGTCGAGCACAATAACGCAGACATGGTCCACTTCCTCATTGAGGTAATGAGGGTGTGTGGGGAGACGAAGGGTTGTGACTCAGCTGTATTTGATCAGTCAGGTTCCAGTTCATCCACTGCATACAcacttcatcatttattttattttctagcTGTCATAAAAGACCTTCAAGAATGTCTCATAGGTTCATTCACAGGGCTTCAAGACACGTCGCACATGgacagaaaagataaatagaaCACAAAGTTTAAAGATGTCTCATATGGAcaaaataatcttttctccatgGCTCtatcttttatttcactttctttgctcAGCCGTATATGTAGGTGGTTTCCTTTGTGAATCACATCCCTGTAACcctcttctgtttttctgtggcaGAGCGGCTGTGATGTCAACGGCCAGTCATACAGTGGGAACACGGCCCTGCACGGCGCCTGTGGCCGCGGCCAGGTGGACACGGtgcggctgctgctgaagaGCGGAGCCGACAGCAGCCTCAAGAACTACCACAACGACACAGCGGTGATGGTGGCCAGGAACAAGAAAGTGAGTGAGGACACGAAAGAGGAGAATATGCATAACACTCTGATAATCCATTCTTACGGTGTTATCTGTTTTCAGCTCTTTTATGATTGCGAGTCGCTGCTCCGGGAAAATTCAGAAAGCAGTGAATCCCCGAATGAGGTTACCAGATTAGGAGTCAACAACTTCcttgaaaatgttgaaacttTCAATCTCTCACTGTTACCTCATGACGGGAAAATCCCATCCATTTTGTTTGTACTTTAGTTATCTCAACCACAAATGTAATCAATTTCAAACTCTACTTGACTCAGCTCTGGTCAGGAGGGCACAGGAAGAGATGATTACATCCAAATATGCCAAGTTAATGTGTGTATTCTTCCCTCTAGAGGCAAGACTTGAACAGTgcacagatttttgttttacttcccACCAGTGTTATACTTCTGTTAACTCAAGTGCCATTTTAGTAGATCACTGAGACCCTCACCGTAGGTCATGCACACAAGGGTGTAACAAACTTCAAATGTTTTCCAGATCGCAGATGTGTTACGAGGGAGAGGCTCCAAGCTCATGAGAGATCAGCACTCTGTGTCGGTGTCGCCGCATGGGAGCCACTTGTCGGAAAATGGTGAGGGCACGCACGCAGTTACTCGCTTCAGGACCCTCATAAATCAGTGAAACAGAAGAATTTAATATGtgtcctctgcctctccttcaAGGGTCCCCGTCTCCAAGCCAGAGTCGGGGGTGTTCGCCTTCGAGTAGGCCCCACACGCCTCATCGTAGAACATCCCACTCGCCAAAGACTCCATCTCTGCCTTTATTTCCATTATGCTAGCTCAAAGTTATGTCCCACAGCAACTTGCAACTACCTCTACGTAGCCGAACAAATACGCAATCAGACTTCAGTTCCCGAGAGGACAGAGCCGGGGAAACGTGCAGCCGAACGCGAAGACTGATCAGCACGTGAAATGTGACTTCCCCACAAACCAGACCTCTTCTCCTGGACTTCATGGCAAGAGACTATCATAACTCGAGTCTCTTCCTCGGCCTTGATGGGGGGGGACATCTCATCCGTCTGCTGTAGTGAACACTCTCCTATTGACAGTGAGAGAACTGCTCACCTTTAGACTGCTGAAGATCTTTTATTTGAAGTTTTAAATCCTATTGATCGGCTCAACGATGTTACTTGACAAATATTGCACAGTCCACCCTTTATTTCTGCAATTTTGCCCGCTGTACTTTTTATGTCTGCGTGCATATGTGCCTTTAGGTGTGTATGTTGTTTTATCACAAAGGTtgtagatatttttttatataaaatctgTCCATCACATtcactttttgtcttttttaacaaatgtattcatatatTTGAAGTGACAGTGCTGTTAAATGAACAGACGTGGAGGAATAAATATTAACTATATACAAAGTTataacatgtaaaaataaaacagtacaTGCAAAGATTATGTCTAAAGATTATATTAAACAGTATtacaagagaaagagaaaaggaaagaaaaaggagggaaACGGTTTCCTTTTGCTTATTAAAAAGTTAATTGTACATTTCAACactttttttaactattgaacttaatattatttaaattcagAGATAATTCCTGTGAAATCATAACACTTGTATGTTACGTTTGTGGATGTAACTTTACCCTATAGAATTGAGTTAACAATGAAGTCAAGGTTATTATTCTCCtatttaaaatgtgctttttattttaatttctctaCGGTTAAAGCGAACACTAAGATAAGACAAGATTTACACAATATACAATCCTTGAAGCGATTCCAAAAAGTAATTGCATGTGTATTGAATTGTAAAATAAGTTTGTCAAAGACTTTTGttcattgtttttacatttgttttcaatatCCGACATAGATTAGTTGGATATATATTGCTATATTTGATATGCTCTTATTGGTGGTACATTagtcagatagatagatagatcaataGATTGATACTTTATTGACTCAGAGGGCATACAAAAGAGTCAAAAACAAGAACATAAGAATAATGAAAGGTCAAAATGAGTCAAGA
The DNA window shown above is from Platichthys flesus chromosome 11, fPlaFle2.1, whole genome shotgun sequence and carries:
- the bcl3 gene encoding B-cell lymphoma 3 protein homolog isoform X1, which codes for MPRIMTMNGDHRSVAAAPLDLRTTNRERGGAGSRTPDCGLQRTCQQGRSPAPPACTGTSSLETRCHTTGRSSEPGAARKRPADNPSKLPFRKRPIQVEPETQTRSPAPAESGERVSTVEDVDLVFRESLTGHLNENRVVAAASEEPGQSAEGYPMRLLHPIRYSPYPMFYVPTVLEASHPLAYQTENLLAGIALATHQDEDGDTALHIAVVQGELAIVCTLIHLLLWARRGLDIYNNLRQTPLHLAVITQQAEIVDVLLKAGADPTALDRNGQTALHLCCEYNQRDCLSVVLSRASSPVCLEIRNYEGLSPLHLAVLRGHKDLARMLLDAGSDINAMDIKSGQSPLMHAVEHNNADMVHFLIESGCDVNGQSYSGNTALHGACGRGQVDTVRLLLKSGADSSLKNYHNDTAVMVARNKKIADVLRGRGSKLMRDQHSVSVSPHGSHLSENGSPSPSQSRGCSPSSRPHTPHRRTSHSPKTPSLPLFPLC
- the bcl3 gene encoding B-cell lymphoma 3 protein homolog isoform X2, with translation MPRIMTMNGDHRSVAAAPLDLRTTNRERGGAGSRTPDCGLQRTCQQGRSPAPPACTGTSSLETRCHTTGRSSEPGAARKRPADNPSKLPFRKRPIQVEPETQTRSPAPAESGERVSTVEDVDLVFRESLTGHLNENRVVAAASEEPGQSAEGYPMRLLHPIRYILEASHPLAYQTENLLAGIALATHQDEDGDTALHIAVVQGELAIVCTLIHLLLWARRGLDIYNNLRQTPLHLAVITQQAEIVDVLLKAGADPTALDRNGQTALHLCCEYNQRDCLSVVLSRASSPVCLEIRNYEGLSPLHLAVLRGHKDLARMLLDAGSDINAMDIKSGQSPLMHAVEHNNADMVHFLIESGCDVNGQSYSGNTALHGACGRGQVDTVRLLLKSGADSSLKNYHNDTAVMVARNKKIADVLRGRGSKLMRDQHSVSVSPHGSHLSENGSPSPSQSRGCSPSSRPHTPHRRTSHSPKTPSLPLFPLC